The following are encoded together in the Vigna unguiculata cultivar IT97K-499-35 chromosome 2, ASM411807v1, whole genome shotgun sequence genome:
- the LOC114174381 gene encoding uncharacterized protein LOC114174381 translates to MGTLGNRVLVLFDSGATQSFISHECVKKLGLSTHDLGCELIVLIPTFGHVSTNFACVGCLLEVEGRRFKTQGEELISSQEAMREMKGEATCFVIVAQVEKKSTKEHIRRIPVVDEYVDVFLDEITKLSPGRDIDFSIDLVLGVGLVVRNPV, encoded by the exons atgg gaacatTGGGTAATAGAGTTTTGGTGTTGTTTGATTCAGGAGCTACACAATCCTTCATATCCCACGAGTGCGTGAAGAAACTGGGATTGTCGACTCATGATCTCGGATGCGAGTTAATAGTCTTGATACCAACATTTGGACATGTTTCAACCAATTTTGCCTGTGTTGGATGCTTGCTGGAAGTAGAGGGTCGAAGATTCAAG ACACAAGGGGAAGAGTTGATATCGTCACAAGAGGCAATGAGGGAGATGAAAGGAGAAGCTACTTGTTTTGTGATAGTGGCTCAAGTTgaaaagaaaagcacaaaagaGCACATTAGAAGAATACCAGTAGTGGATGAATATGTTGACGTGTTTCTAGATGAGATAACCAAGTTATCACCCGGCAGGGACATAGATTTCTCTATTGATCTAGTCCTCGGAGTGGGTCTAGTTGTTAGGAACCCCGTATAG
- the LOC114174382 gene encoding uncharacterized protein LOC114174382 — MKESLSRQKSYADKRRRPLEFDAGDHVFLRVTPTAGIGRAIKSRKLTLRFVGPYQILRRIDTVAYLSHVLESDDIQIREDLIVNTGPIIILDSQVKKLRGKEIRTVKVLWDEAT, encoded by the exons ATGAAAGAATCGCTAAGCAGACAGAAGTCCTATGCAGATAAGAGGAGAAGGCCTTTGGAATTTGATGCAGGGGATCATGTGTTCCTTAGAGTCACGCCGACTGCTGGCATTGGAAGGGCTATCAAATCAAGGAAGTTGACTTTGAGATTTGTTGGGCCATATCAGATCTTGAGAAGGATTGACACCGTAGCGT ATCTCTCACATGTGCTGGAGTCTGATGACATACAGATTAGGGAGGACTTGATAGTGAACACAGGACCTATCATAATACTAGACTCTCAAGTGAAGAAGCTACGAGGGAAGGAGATCAGAACAGTGAAAGTGCTTTGGGATGAGGCCACTTAG